The proteins below are encoded in one region of Oncorhynchus masou masou isolate Uvic2021 chromosome 15, UVic_Omas_1.1, whole genome shotgun sequence:
- the pih1d1 gene encoding PIH1 domain-containing protein 1: protein MEADSCLLSSEMELQQQEELYQQLLIQTMGKMQSENPCDSRVIRPQPGLCVKTFTLPDKRKVFVNICQSAAVPPPPPLSREALVELLESEDPTGYRVPMSIGEAHTEVDNNSQGCTAYDVVISEEFFQKCQKDPLFQQFLIAVSLEGLENKYNLELSRDWKVLKNRKFLGSVNEQNIRTKSKPVIQEIEPKDTRTAPEPAKRPEFCLLVEPPVGDPEFLIAEIQLPGVASSLSLVLDLGEDRLVLNARPSLFHLDCFIPFFIDQDGSVAQFNTNTQILTVTMPVVSS from the exons ATGGAGGCAGATTCGTGTCTCCTGAGCTCGGAAATGGAACTGCAGCAGCAAGAGGAGCTCTACCAACAGCTTTTAATACag acAATGGGAAAAATGCAAAGTGAAAATCCTTGTGATTCTAGAGTCATCCGGCCACAGCCTG GTCTGTGTGTGAAGACTTTCACCCTGCCTGATAAACGGAAGGTATTTGTCAACATCTGCCAGTCTGCTGCCGTCCCGCCCCCGCCCCCCCTCTCCAGGGAGGCACTAGTGGAGCTCCTAGAATCAGAAGACCCCACAGGATACAGAGTGCCCATGAGCATCGGAGAGGCCCACACAGAGGTGGACAACA ACTCCCAAGGCTGCACAGCCTACGACGTGGTCATCAGTGAAGAGTTCTTCCAGAaatgccag aagGATCCTCTATTCCAGCAGTTCCTGATCGCTGTGTCATTGGAGGGGCTGGAGAACAAATACAACCTAGAGCTCAGCCGAG acTGGAAGGTTCTGAAGAACAGGAAGTTTCTGGGCTCTGTGAACGAACAAAATATTCGCACTAAGAGCAAACCTGTGATTCAGGAAATAGAACCCAA GGATACTCGCACAGCGCCAGAACCAGCCAAACG gCCAGAGTTCTGTCTGCTGGTGGAGCCCCCTGTAGGTGATCCAGAGTTTCTGATAGCAGAGATACAGCTGCCTGGAGTG gcctcctctctctcccttgttctggaccttggggaggacaggcttgtcCTGAATGCCCGGCCCTCCCTCTTTCATCTGGACTGTTTCATTCCCTTCTTCATTGACCAGGACGGCAGTGTAGCACAGTTcaacaccaacacacag aTTCTCACGGTGACAATGCCAGTGGTGTCTTCATGA